The following nucleotide sequence is from Bos taurus isolate L1 Dominette 01449 registration number 42190680 breed Hereford chromosome 3, ARS-UCD2.0, whole genome shotgun sequence.
ATGGGGGACAAAAAAGACCTTTGGAAGATGGAGGTAAGTTATagccataaatattttaaattgttttacacAGAGTTTAGTTGAAGTGATTTTCATTGCTTTTCAAGTGTTCTTTTTTTGAAACATTGCTTTTATCATAAGGTTCCTAAAATTGTAAGGGTTATATTGGCCTCAGAAGGAGAGGGGGTAAAAAGAGACCTAAACAAGGTAGGTAAAATTTAAGTTAACCAGCCAGTTTTGTCTTAGTAGAAAACACTATGTTCCCTCTTTTAGGATTGTGTCAGATTGATAGTTTGCACAGACAACTTGTTAATATACTGAAGTAAAAGTCTAGGAAACATCTCACTGGTTTTTCTCATCATACATGAATTAATCTGAGATGCTATATTCTCATTACTTTGCTATTTGAGATTTCACTTTAAAGGTTGAAGTTGCTATATAGTTTGCTACTTTTGTGTGTTGCAGGTTATACCATTGTTacctttttgtttgctttagtaCCTTGTTTTGTGTTTCAGGTTTAACTCAAAATGTGGCTTAAAACAGTAGATATACAgtgctttgtatttttttaaaaaacataattgtTGAAGCTTCTGAATTTAGAAGTCTGCacgtattttttattttagatttgatGTATGAATtttgatacattttctttttgcccttttattcttttttaaaggagGATTCTGAATGAGCTTATAGAATGTATTTGTAGCTTTTGATCAGGAGTACttggtttccttttatttaagtGTCTTTCACATTTATAGTGAGGttttaatatacaaaaaaaaaaaatgagctaatGATGCTTCAGATGTTGTAtgtaatgtattctttttattttatgtgtagaTGGCTCTTGGACAAGTCCGAGCAGTACAACACACTGGGAGGGAATGCCCTCTCCTTTTAAAGgcaggaatttttatttattacctGTGTTCAGTATGTAAACGTGAAATAAACCAGTGGATTCTTAAATGGACACAAATATTTCTTGGATTATGTGTCTGAATTTTTGCTGCACAACATTCTGATGTTTAATCATTTAAGTTTGAAGGGGGGAGGAGAATGTAGTACTTTGAGCTGTAGGTTGCCTATTCTAAGGTATGCATTGTATTCATGTGTGTAAAGGATGTAGATAAAGATGAAGTCATGTAGTTGTTGAGTTTCTGCTGAAGTTTATGCTGTGAAATGTTTGGTTAGGAACAGTAGAACAGTTTAGCTTGAGATTGCCTTGTAAtgtgattttttctttcttttttttttttttttacttattttgcaTAGCTTTGTGTTCATTGTCAGGTACACTCAGCTTTTGATATGTCAAAATTTCACATTTTGATAGGTTCTTTTCCTTCCAATCTTCAGTTCCTACAGTGGGAAGCATCATTAGACTTTAGCATGTGATGTTTTGCTAACTAATGGACTAAATACTTTCTTGTATCATTCTAAAGTGATTGACATGCATTAAGGTCAGTGATTTGATTCagtaaaaaagaattttcttttaatgtctgtGCATCTTATAAACATGAAGAGCATGAAAGAAGTGCAGTTTTCTTTATTTCGATTCCTAAGTGTTTGGGCTGAGTTTGGTGGTTTTGGTTCAAATGATAAACCATACCCTCAGCTACTTCCATAAATGTTTATATTGGTGTTCTTGATTGGGTATGGGGGATCTGAGTCTTATATTAttggcaaaaaattaaaagactctttaaTTTTGCAGATCAGCCAGATGCTAAGAAAGTTGCTCCTCAAAATGACtgtaagtatttattttaaatttggttaaaaactaaattttaataaCAGGATTTTGTTCCTATGTTCTGTGGTATCTTTGAAGTTATTTGAAgatcataaattttctttttgagtGAATTTATTTGTAAAGATATACCTTCTATCTTTATAATCTTCCATTTCTGTTATGGCAGTGTATATATTATAAGATTTGGTTGCTAAATCATTTTATGTATTCAATTTGTTTTATGATTCCCAGTTTTTAATTGATAGAtgttatattttctattatgGTCTATCattggatattgaatatagttccctgtactgtacagtaaGAACATGTTGtttatccatatatatgtatagtctGTATCTGCTAACGCCAACCTCTCACTCCATCCCTCCAACACCCCCCATCCACCagtcacaagtctgttctctgcctacgagtctatttctatttcttggatagattcatttgtgtcatattttagattccacatataagtgatatcacatggtatttgtctttctctttctgacttcacttagtacgataatatctagttgcatccatgttccTGTGAATgccaatatttcattcttttttatggctaatagtatttcactctgtatatataccatatcttcctttatccattcttctgtcaacagacttttaaattgtttccatgtcttggctactgtgagttGTGCTGCTCTGAACATAAGTGTTACAGTTCCATTTCTTAATCTTTGCTTAACAACACttgaaaaaggacattttttaaTGCTATTGTTAATAATGTCTGCCCTTTCGCTGAGTTTCTTGCTGACTGTTgagtaaaattttattcttttcaagatGTTGTCTTATGTCGGGGAAATTGTAGAATTGCTTTAAATGATGATATTGTTAAACATCtgtcaatttaaataaaataatttttatttcgtTTAATTTTTTGGTAGCTTTTGGAACACAGTTACCACCAATGCATCAGCAGCAAAGGTATagtaaaataaaagcttttctaAGAGTATTTTGCAAGTTTTAGTTGAATTCAATGTGAAATATAACCAAGTTAGTATATAGTGAATATacatgtctttgtgtgtgtgtgtgtgtgtgtgaatccttTAAAGCCCTTGACTCAAATAGATAATAGTGAATGATCAGTTTTCTTTTTGAGTGAGATACATTTATACTTTGGAAGGATGGGTGGAATTAGCCACCCTTTGGAAAAACTAAAGtgattaaaataacttaaaatgatACTTCTGAACTGTACCCCAAGTGCTTTTTTAGCTACATAGGCCTCATATTTTGACTTTTGAGTATTTTAAGTGTGTGCCTACAAACTTAGTTTAAGCTCTTAGAAGCTGTTAGatttctatgtttatttttatttgtaaacaaATTATGTTTCTTCGAAGAAAAATGTTAGTTTCTGTCATTTCTTAGCAGGTCTGTAATGACAGAAGAATACAAAGTTCCAGATGGAATGGTTGGATTTAGTAAGTAATCTAATTTTTTTGACGCTTTGAAAAGACATAgtcaaaatacactttaaaacctttcagcaaataattttcttttttcttactagTAATTGGCAGAGGAGGTGAACAGATCTCACGCATACAACAGGAATCTGGATGTAAAATACAGATAGCTCCTGGTAATGTTATTCTCTTGCTGTAATTTTCAAAGTCACAAGAAAACTAGCATATTTAAAGTTGTTAGTGAAAATGATGCTGTTACTCTTTTCTTGGcctaagatttttgtttgtttttaattgtagaTAGTGGTGGCCTTCCAGAAAGGTCTTGTATGTTAACTGGAACACCCGAGTCTGTCCAGTAAGTATGAAAATCATGTTCCAGTCCCTCCTTCCTGAAGCATGTTATCCCTGCAATTGAACCAACTTTTCTTGTGCACTATTACTTTTCCCCTTTTCTAGAAAATTTCTAATAGCACATAAACATGCTTAAAAAAATCCCTTTATCTGAACATAAAACCATCTTTGAACCCCACATTTCTATTTTTCAGGTCTCTTTTACCAAAAAATTTGAAAGGTGGTCACTGCTTGAATCTTCAGCCTTGATTTCTTTCCCTAATTCCAGATGTATATATCCTGTTGCTTCCTCAGTATATTCTACACTTGGATGTCTTTTAAACATATCAAAGTTTAGCTTGTTAAAAACAGAATCATTGTTTTTCCAGTCCATACTTTGACTTGTctaattcatttcatttcattgtatGACAACTGTTCTAATACTTCATCTTTCTTTAATGACCTATTTATCCATAAGCAACTCTTGGTCATTTTAtctttcataatttatttagaaTTCAGCCTCTTCTTGTCACCGTCCATGTCACCTTAATTCTGGTACCATTTGCCTGTATTACTGCaaggtgtttctgtttttttttgttgttgtgttttttttttgtttgttttttttttttaagctttgtcCAATTATAGTACAGCCATACTGatccttttaaaatgtgagtCAATTCATATAGTACTTTGTTCAAAACCCTTTAATGCTTTCCCATTTACAGTAGAAGTCAGTGTCTTTATCATGGCTCAGGTTCCCTGCCACCTTTCTTACTGCATATTTTGCTATTCTCCCAGCTCTGTTCTAGTAGCCTCTTTTCTGTTTAGCCTCTTCTCTATTTTTTCAGGACACCAAGAATACTTCTCATTTGAATCCTTTGTATTTCCTAGTTCTTCTCCCTGGGATGTTTTTCCCCCAGATGTTTTCATAGTCACTCCTGTACTTAATTCAGGTCTTGGCTTAAATGTCTCCTTATCAgtaaagtttttgtttattttcatttatttactttttgatcACTACCATGCAGCTGCCCGGATCTTAGTTGCTTGACCAGAGATTGGACTCAtgccccactgcagtggaagtgcagagtcctaactactggactgccaaggaattcctcattcatctattttacataaaatagcatcccttcacacacacatacaatctgTCCTTCTTATCTTGCTTTAATATTCTTTATAGCACTTAACAGATGAGTTATTTATTTAACCTTCTGTGTTTACTTATTTAATAAAGTTAAGCCACATCAACACATACCTTAACTGTTATTTCAGTGCTGTAACTCCAACCTAGAATAGTACCTTGCATATATAGTTgacatatttaaattatttgttgaatgaataaataaattttaacatgAGTAACCaaagtaaagttttaaaaataaatgcatcatTTAATTTTTGGATGAATGAGCTTTATTCTGAGATAACTTTAGAAGTAGGGTATGTCTTCTTGGAAGTTTCATACTGTTCTCAAAAATATTGAAGATTATATACCTGGAAAATTTATTGCATGGTTTCAGTTTTTTATATTGAtgatattttctttgaatttttaaaatttacttttaggCCACCTAAATCTGAATTGGGATGGATGAAATACCTGATTATTTTGTATTGACTATTAATTTGTTAACAGATCAGCAAAACGGTTACTGGACCAGATTGTTGAAAAAGGAAGACCAGCCCCTGGCTTCCATcatggtgatggaccaggaaatGCAGTTCAAGAAATCATGATTCCAGCTAGCAAAGCAGGATTAGTAATTGGAAAAGGGGGAGAGACTATTAAACAACTTCAGGTATTACTATTTAAAATGATTACTTTGTCTATTTTGAAGCCTgtttcctccttctccccttttGTTAATACGTCTGATTTCTGTGATTAACAGGAACGGGCTGGAGTTAAAATGGTTATGATCCAAGATGGACCTCAGAATACTGGTGCTGACAAACCTCTTAGGATTACAGGAGACCCATACAAAGTTCAAGTAAACTTAAGTTTATATTTTACAGTAGGGGATTTGGGGTGGATAGCAGTGGGTAAAACATGCATGACTAATTACAATGTTTTGAGACACGCTTCCTAAATTGGGTAATTTTTTTTGTACTTCAGCAAGCCAAGGAGATGGTGTTAGAGTTAATTCGTGATCAAGGTGGTTTCAGAGAAGTTCGGAATGAGTATGGGTCAAGAATAGGAGGAAATGAAGGAATAGATGTAAGTAAAAATACCAATTCAGAAATGATTGAATGCTAGTCCATAAATAAACTAGGATTTTCCCTGTTTTGTGTTACATAGCCTTCTCTAACATGGTAttgtcctccccacccccgcaaCTTTTCAACTTAGAATACAGtgtattttgtatctttttaaccTCTTCTATATAAATATAGTGCTTCTGTGGTTTGAGGCAGATACATTTTTCAGGAAATGGCTTTCCTGATACTTAGTTTTCTTTGCATAAGGTCCCCATTCCAAGATTTGCTGTTGGCATTGTAATaggaagaaatggagagatgattaaaaaaatacaaaatgatgcTGGTGTTCGAATTCAGTTTAAGCCAGGTGAGTACTTATGTTTAATTTTCTAAGCATTGCTGGCAATTTCTTTTAACACTCATTAATTTAATGTTAAATTAATCcaattttgtttcattgttttgaaGATGATGGAACAACACCTGATAGAATAGCACAAATAACAGGACCTCCAGACAGATGTCAGCATGCTGCAGAGATTATTACAGACCTCCTTCGAAGTGTTCAGGTTTGATAGAATGTTAATATTGTCATTGCTTTGTTTTCATTAAAGAAGATTTTCCTTCATTAAATGTGGAAGTTCCCCTCCATAGTTTTTAAATCAAAATCTGTTTGATGAAACTTTATTAATTGCTAGGAAGTTTAAATTGCTTTAAGGTACACATCTTGGAGCAGGAGGGCAGCTACATAAGTGCACTAGTTTATTCACCAcagtaaaaaagaataaaaggtggtggtggtttgttgATTTGGGGGTGGATGGCGTCTCCTAGCTTCTCTAAATTTAAGAtttagaaaaaatgaaagttGAGGGAAATAGACATGCAATAATTTTATTGTGGAAAGAAGAGTTTCTGACTCTTCTGACTTTGTCTTTGCCCTCTTTAGGCTGGTAATCCTGGTGGACCTGGACCTGGTGGTCGAGGAAGAGGTAGAGGTCAAGGCAACTGGAACATGGGACCACCTGGTGGACTACAGGAATTTAATTTCATTGTCCcaactgggaaaactggattAATAATAGGAAAAGGCAATGTATTTAAAACTATTAATGTGTGGTTAATAATTTAATGCTTTATCTGATTTTCTGGATgctatttctgttgttgttgtagATGAATAGCAGTGATTTTTCTTTGGCTGTATTTTAGTAGGAAAGTGTTCTTATGCTGATATGTAACAGCTAAAGCCTAAATGAAGGGCCTTATATGTATTTAAATCTAGAGTGGGATTTGAATCACATTGGTTTCTAGAGAAGAGGATCAGCAGTTTAATTATTAGTGTAAAAAACTTTtcttctcacctggaaaatggtttgagtgtttttgtttattttgctgtttcCTGACAcatgtttttaagtttttgaattCTTAAGTCATTGTGTTAGCTTCTCATTGCTTATAAAAGCAATTTCTTTGAACCAAGTGTTGATACGATAATTCATTTTAAGGTTGGGTACAGACATATTAAACTATGTCTTAAAACTTTAAAGTGTATGATTATGATTgattgtatattatataaattgatttaaaatgtagAATAAATGGAAACTCCTAATAGCATATTGGCAGATGGGATACTATTCAAAACTTCCTTAATTATAATCAGTTCCTTTTGAATAGCTCCACTTGTATCCTATGAATCTTTAAAGAAATTACTGTGTTTTGATTTTAGGGGGTGAAACCATAAAAAGCATAAGCCAACAGTCTGGTGCAAGAATAGAACTTCAGAGAAATCCTCCACCTAATGCAGATCCTAATATGAAGTTATTTACAATTCGTGGCACTCCACAGCAAATAGACTATGCTCGGCAACTCATAGAAGAAAAGATTGGTGTGAGTATGCTTTAAACGTCCTATTGTTACCACAGGTTCTGTTAGTTATATAAGACATTAATTCATACGTTCCTATAAGAAAAGTGTTAATTTCTACTCTAAAATTATAGATCTGATGACAACAGATACCTAACAATATAGAAAAGATTGtccagcagtaaaaaaaaaaaaaaaaaaaagttatatagtTACAGGTATTCAAAATCTTGTACTGGAGTGTGGGTAAATAAGACAAGACGACATTACTTGAGTTACAACATTAGGGTTAGTAGAGGGTTGTGAAAAATACTAAAAGATATAGATAGTTAACCAGAAGTCACTATTTATTAAGGACTTACTTGGTGACTGTTACTGCTTGCTTACTGTTTATTAAGGGCAACCCTTGGTGAGGCAAAGAAGAATCAGATGCCTCCCCCCTCATTAAAGTAGAACTCTACATTATCCTATTATCCTATTTCTTAGACTGGCTCCAGACAGTCATCTAGGGGAATTTGGAATGTAGACAGCTTGTGTGCTTTACATTTCAGCATGTAACATATAATTGTAATTCAGAATGTCTGCAGTAGGGCCCAGTGTCTAATTTTAAGAATGTTCCAGGTGATCCTGATACCTAACCAAGTTTGAAAATAATGAGGAAATAGTGCTTTCAGTTcattagctcagtcgtgtccaacttgttgcagcccaatggactgcagcactccaggcctccctgtccatcaccaactcctagagtttactcacactcacttccattgagtcagtgatgccatctaaccatcttatcttctgttgtccccttctcccacttttaatctttaccagcatcagggtctttaccagtgagtcagttcttcccatcaggtggcaaaattccatcaaagtattggagtttcaccttcagcatcagtccttccaatgaatattcaggactgatttcctttaggatggactggttggatctccttgtagtccatgggactctcaaaagtcttctccaacaccaaagttcaaaagcatcaattcttcggtgctcagctttcttcatagtccaactctcacatccgtacatgactactggaaaagccatagtcttgactagacagacctttgttggcaaagtgatgtctttgctttttaatatgctatctatgttggtcataatttttcttctaaggagcaagtgtcttttaatttcatggctgcagtcaccatctgcagtggttttggagcccccaaaatactGCTTTACTATGTTTATTTTACTGTGAAGAATTAACATATTGTGAGGGAGCTTCTtagtttattattaataattagaaTATCTTAGGAAAATTCTCCTTGATGTTTGCCATGCTCTGAATGAGGTGTTTCTCCATGCTtgggaaaacaaaaatagatgtaGAAAAGACACTTAAGAATAccttaaaaatacacacaaatattcTAAGTTCTCTGATAAGGAGAATAAATGTAATTGTTCAAAAACATGAGGAAAATAATTGTTGGACTCAGTAATGGCAAGAATTGATGCCAGAAGAATGATTAGTGCTCCTTGGTTTTGGATTTTGCTATCATTAGCAAAATTAGGATTGCATTTGGATTGATGAACATACAAGACAGGTTGTTCTGGAAAAGCAGTTAAGAACATGGACTCCTGAGTCAGGTGTCCAGGTTCAAAATACTCTCAATTATTTACTGACTGCATGATCTTAGAGGAAGATATTTACACTTTTTTTTGCCTCTCATTCTTCTGAAAGTAGGGATAATTATACCTACCTTATAGGGTTATAGGGATGAAATGTTTGAAGTATGTGTGTCTATCACTTAAAAGCATGCCTGCCCTATAAAATgttgctactttttttttccagtaatcttttttttttttactctttagaAAGGATAGGTTATGGCTAATAGAAGTGAGGGATAATGTTAATAAAGGGATTTTAAAAGTCATGAAGTATTTAGCTTTATTGTGAGAAAATTGACAACCAAATATAGATTAAGCATTTTTGTCCAAATTGTCACATGGTGAGTActaacagtattttattttagagCAGGTGAATCTAGTTGTCCTTACAAGTTGGGATTATCAAAAAGGAATCAACTAAGCATTATTAATTATACTATAACATGAAATGGATATGAAGTAGTCTGTGACTTACTAAATCAATTAAAAGGAAATCCTTGATGTATTTAGAAAATTATGATAAAGGGTAAGGGAGAAAATGAACTTAAATTATTGATTCAAAAGTGGTTCAGTGACAGAAGGGCTAGGAGGAAGGCTACTTTGTTGAAGAAGAACTTGCTAAATATTACTGGTTTAGTATTCATTATTGGTAAAATATTCATCAGCCATTTCACTATGTTGTTAAGATATTTCTCTGATTAATGTTAGGAGAGTAGATGTAGAGTTGATGCAGAGAGAGAAGAGGTAAAGGAAAGAACTTGATGTTTGGTAAGCTTCCGTGATTAAGATGATGAAGGAATAGTAAAAGTAAGAATTGTACAAGGAaagggaaataatggaaaaggGAGTAGTCTGAAAAGAGTAGAAGATAAAGGAAATGTATCAGGTCTTTGCTAATACTgttaatttgaattaattttacATGTCTCATTAATGTGGTAGAGTTAGATTTTTGCAGCATGGGTaaggaatgaaggaaaaacataaattttagaTTACAGGTAGGTAAAGGTGTGGAAATGAAAGGTTATTTGACTTTTGAAATGTTTAACCTTTATTGTCtttgtgatttttgtctttttgcagGGCCCAGTAAATCCTTTAGGGCCACCTGTACCCCATGGGCCCCATGGTGTCCCTGGCCCCCATGGGCCTCCTGGGCCTCCTGGACCAGGAACTCCAATGGGACCATATAACCCTGCACCTTATAATCCAGGAccgcctggccctgctcctcagTAAGTTTTGAGTTTTGCTCTTGGCTTTTCTTCAAAGATTACAGATTTTGGtaagttgtatttttaaattgatttctgTCTTTTCAGTGGCCCTCCAGCCCCTTATGCTCCCCAAGGGTGGGGAAATGCATACCCACATTGGCAGCAACAAGCCCCTCCAGATCCAGGTAAAAGATGATTATCATTTGGTATAATCTGTGTTTTTGCTTGCCACTCCTGTTACATTCATTAGGTATTCCTAGTGTTGAATCTATATTGTGTGCATTGTCTGCACTTGTTCACTCCTTTAGCAGGAGTGTTAGCTTCTGGTTCTACTATAGCAAATAAGACTGTTGGGAATATGGTCTGTTTTCATGAGTGTTTTTCTTCCTGCATTTGGCTTTCTCTG
It contains:
- the FUBP1 gene encoding far upstream element-binding protein 1 isoform X4; the encoded protein is MADYSTVPPPSSGSAGGGGGGGGGGGVNDAFKDALQRARQIAAKIGGDAGTSLNSNDYGYGGQKRPLEDGDGSWTSPSSTTHWEGMPSPFKDQPDAKKVAPQNDSFGTQLPPMHQQQSRSVMTEEYKVPDGMVGFIIGRGGEQISRIQQESGCKIQIAPDSGGLPERSCMLTGTPESVQSAKRLLDQIVEKGRPAPGFHHGDGPGNAVQEIMIPASKAGLVIGKGGETIKQLQERAGVKMVMIQDGPQNTGADKPLRITGDPYKVQQAKEMVLELIRDQGGFREVRNEYGSRIGGNEGIDVPIPRFAVGIVIGRNGEMIKKIQNDAGVRIQFKPDDGTTPDRIAQITGPPDRCQHAAEIITDLLRSVQAGNPGGPGPGGRGRGRGQGNWNMGPPGGLQEFNFIVPTGKTGLIIGKGGETIKSISQQSGARIELQRNPPPNADPNMKLFTIRGTPQQIDYARQLIEEKIGGPVNPLGPPVPHGPHGVPGPHGPPGPPGPGTPMGPYNPAPYNPGPPGPAPHGPPAPYAPQGWGNAYPHWQQQAPPDPAKTGTDPNSAAWAAYYAHYYQQQAQPPPAAPAGAPTTTQTNGQGNYGDQQNPAPAGQVDYTKAWEEYYKKMGQQGQTQDYSKAWEEYYKKQGQAVPAPTGAPPGGQPDYSAAWAEYYRQQAAYYAQTSPQGMPQHPPAPQCRFDPASIELAL
- the FUBP1 gene encoding far upstream element-binding protein 1 isoform X2, whose protein sequence is MADYSTVPPPSSGSAGGGGGGGGGGGVNDAFKDALQRARQIAAKIGGDAGTSLNSNDYGYGGQKRPLEDGDGSWTSPSSTTHWEGMPSPFKDQPDAKKVAPQNDSFGTQLPPMHQQQRSVMTEEYKVPDGMVGFIIGRGGEQISRIQQESGCKIQIAPDSGGLPERSCMLTGTPESVQSAKRLLDQIVEKGRPAPGFHHGDGPGNAVQEIMIPASKAGLVIGKGGETIKQLQERAGVKMVMIQDGPQNTGADKPLRITGDPYKVQQAKEMVLELIRDQGGFREVRNEYGSRIGGNEGIDVPIPRFAVGIVIGRNGEMIKKIQNDAGVRIQFKPDDGTTPDRIAQITGPPDRCQHAAEIITDLLRSVQAGNPGGPGPGGRGRGRGQGNWNMGPPGGLQEFNFIVPTGKTGLIIGKGGETIKSISQQSGARIELQRNPPPNADPNMKLFTIRGTPQQIDYARQLIEEKIGGPVNPLGPPVPHGPHGVPGPHGPPGPPGPGTPMGPYNPAPYNPGPPGPAPHGPPAPYAPQGWGNAYPHWQQQAPPDPAKTGTDPNSAAWAAYYAHYYQQQAQPPPAAPAGAPTTTQTNGQGNYGDQQNPAPAGQVDYTKAWEEYYKKMGQQGQTQDYSKAWEEYYKKQGQAVPAPTGAPPGGQPDYSAAWAEYYRQQAAYYAQTSPQGMPQHPPAPQCLPRPSTLGSAAKSNSAEDAASTKS
- the FUBP1 gene encoding far upstream element-binding protein 1 isoform X1: MADYSTVPPPSSGSAGGGGGGGGGGGVNDAFKDALQRARQIAAKIGGDAGTSLNSNDYGYGGQKRPLEDGDGSWTSPSSTTHWEGMPSPFKDQPDAKKVAPQNDSFGTQLPPMHQQQSRSVMTEEYKVPDGMVGFIIGRGGEQISRIQQESGCKIQIAPDSGGLPERSCMLTGTPESVQSAKRLLDQIVEKGRPAPGFHHGDGPGNAVQEIMIPASKAGLVIGKGGETIKQLQERAGVKMVMIQDGPQNTGADKPLRITGDPYKVQQAKEMVLELIRDQGGFREVRNEYGSRIGGNEGIDVPIPRFAVGIVIGRNGEMIKKIQNDAGVRIQFKPDDGTTPDRIAQITGPPDRCQHAAEIITDLLRSVQAGNPGGPGPGGRGRGRGQGNWNMGPPGGLQEFNFIVPTGKTGLIIGKGGETIKSISQQSGARIELQRNPPPNADPNMKLFTIRGTPQQIDYARQLIEEKIGGPVNPLGPPVPHGPHGVPGPHGPPGPPGPGTPMGPYNPAPYNPGPPGPAPHGPPAPYAPQGWGNAYPHWQQQAPPDPAKTGTDPNSAAWAAYYAHYYQQQAQPPPAAPAGAPTTTQTNGQGNYGDQQNPAPAGQVDYTKAWEEYYKKMGQQGQTQDYSKAWEEYYKKQGQAVPAPTGAPPGGQPDYSAAWAEYYRQQAAYYAQTSPQGMPQHPPAPQCLPRPSTLGSAAKSNSAEDAASTKS
- the FUBP1 gene encoding far upstream element-binding protein 1 isoform X10, which encodes MADYSTVPPPSSGSAGGGGGGGGGGGVNDAFKDALQRARQIAAKIGGDAGTSLNSNDYGYGGQKRPLEDGDGSWTSPSSTTHWEGMPSPFKDQPDAKKVAPQNDSFGTQLPPMHQQQRSVMTEEYKVPDGMVGFIIGRGGEQISRIQQESGCKIQIAPDSGGLPERSCMLTGTPESVQSAKRLLDQIVEKGRPAPGFHHGDGPGNAVQEIMIPASKAGLVIGKGGETIKQLQERAGVKMVMIQDGPQNTGADKPLRITGDPYKVQQAKEMVLELIRDQGGFREVRNEYGSRIGGNEGIDVPIPRFAVGIVIGRNGEMIKKIQNDAGVRIQFKPDDGTTPDRIAQITGPPDRCQHAAEIITDLLRSVQAGNPGGPGPGGRGRGRGQGNWNMGPPGGLQEFNFIVPTGKTGLIIGKGGETIKSISQQSGARIELQRNPPPNADPNMKLFTIRGTPQQIDYARQLIEEKIGGPVNPLGPPVPHGPHGVPGPHGPPGPPGPGTPMGPYNPAPYNPGPPGPAPHGPPAPYAPQGWGNAYPHWQQQAPPDPAKTGTDPNSAAWAAYYAHYYQQQAQPPPAAPAGAPTTTQTNGQGDQQNPAPAGQVDYTKAWEEYYKKMGQAVPAPTGAPPGGQPDYSAAWAEYYRQQAAYYAQTSPQGMPQHPPAPQCLPRPSTLGSAAKSNSAEDAASTKS
- the FUBP1 gene encoding far upstream element-binding protein 1 isoform X6, which encodes MADYSTVPPPSSGSAGGGGGGGGGGGVNDAFKDALQRARQIAAKIGGDAGTSLNSNDYGYGGQKRPLEDGDQPDAKKVAPQNDSFGTQLPPMHQQQSRSVMTEEYKVPDGMVGFIIGRGGEQISRIQQESGCKIQIAPDSGGLPERSCMLTGTPESVQSAKRLLDQIVEKGRPAPGFHHGDGPGNAVQEIMIPASKAGLVIGKGGETIKQLQERAGVKMVMIQDGPQNTGADKPLRITGDPYKVQQAKEMVLELIRDQGGFREVRNEYGSRIGGNEGIDVPIPRFAVGIVIGRNGEMIKKIQNDAGVRIQFKPDDGTTPDRIAQITGPPDRCQHAAEIITDLLRSVQAGNPGGPGPGGRGRGRGQGNWNMGPPGGLQEFNFIVPTGKTGLIIGKGGETIKSISQQSGARIELQRNPPPNADPNMKLFTIRGTPQQIDYARQLIEEKIGGPVNPLGPPVPHGPHGVPGPHGPPGPPGPGTPMGPYNPAPYNPGPPGPAPHGPPAPYAPQGWGNAYPHWQQQAPPDPAKTGTDPNSAAWAAYYAHYYQQQAQPPPAAPAGAPTTTQTNGQGNYGDQQNPAPAGQVDYTKAWEEYYKKMGQQGQTQDYSKAWEEYYKKQGQAVPAPTGAPPGGQPDYSAAWAEYYRQQAAYYAQTSPQGMPQHPPAPQCLPRPSTLGSAAKSNSAEDAASTKS
- the FUBP1 gene encoding far upstream element-binding protein 1 translates to MADYSTVPPPSSGSAGGGGGGGGGGGVNDAFKDALQRARQIAAKIGGDAGTSLNSNDYGYGGQKRPLEDGDQPDAKKVAPQNDSFGTQLPPMHQQQRSVMTEEYKVPDGMVGFIIGRGGEQISRIQQESGCKIQIAPDSGGLPERSCMLTGTPESVQSAKRLLDQIVEKGRPAPGFHHGDGPGNAVQEIMIPASKAGLVIGKGGETIKQLQERAGVKMVMIQDGPQNTGADKPLRITGDPYKVQQAKEMVLELIRDQGGFREVRNEYGSRIGGNEGIDVPIPRFAVGIVIGRNGEMIKKIQNDAGVRIQFKPDDGTTPDRIAQITGPPDRCQHAAEIITDLLRSVQAGNPGGPGPGGRGRGRGQGNWNMGPPGGLQEFNFIVPTGKTGLIIGKGGETIKSISQQSGARIELQRNPPPNADPNMKLFTIRGTPQQIDYARQLIEEKIGGPVNPLGPPVPHGPHGVPGPHGPPGPPGPGTPMGPYNPAPYNPGPPGPAPHGPPAPYAPQGWGNAYPHWQQQAPPDPAKTGTDPNSAAWAAYYAHYYQQQAQPPPAAPAGAPTTTQTNGQGDQQNPAPAGQVDYTKAWEEYYKKMGQAVPAPTGAPPGGQPDYSAAWAEYYRQQAAYYAQTSPQGMPQHPPAPQGQ